A single region of the Peromyscus eremicus chromosome 16_21, PerEre_H2_v1, whole genome shotgun sequence genome encodes:
- the Zwint gene encoding ZW10 interactor: MEAAENGADAAQEVLAEVAVVLEPVGLQEEAELPARILEEFVKNSRKKDKLLCSQLQVVDCLQNFLAQEDTAQSSDALISEDMSRRQAAEAKERWKELKATYQGHVEAIKCALTQALPQVEEVQRKYTELQEACEQLETKKQVIEEKLQTAQKQWLLHQKRLQGLVKIAAEVKEHQARAQQKLDRSNQELETLNQQAGEEQDKLQRTQTYLQLLCTLRNKLLVLEAKAEDGDITGNALPPESL, encoded by the exons ATGGAGGCTGCAGAGAACGGAGCTGATGCTGCTCAGGA GGTCCTGGCTGAGGTAGCAGTCGTTCTAGAACCTGTAGGCTTgcaggaagaagcagagctgccGGCTCGGATCCTGGAGGAGTTTGTGAAG AACTCTCGGAAGAAGGACAAGCTGCTTTGTAGCCAGCTGCAGGTAGTGGACTGCCTACAGAATTTTCTGGCTCAGGAGGATACTGCCCAGAGCTCAGACGCTTTGATCTCTGAAGACATGAGTC GACGCCAGGCAGCGGAAGCTAAAGAGCGATGGAAGGAACTGAAGGCCACGTACCAGGGCCATGTGGAAGCCATAAAATGTGCCCTGACCCAGGCCTTACCCCAGGTAGAAGAGGTCCAAAGGAAGTACACAGAGCTCCAGGAGGCATGCGAGCAACTTGAGACTAAG AAGCAAGTCATCGAGGAGAAACTGCAGACAGCTCAGAAGCAGTGGCTGCTGCACCAG AAACGTCTCCAGGGTCTGGTGAAGATTGCTGCAGAGGTAAAAGAACATCAGGCGAGAGCTCAGCAGAAGCTTGACCGGTCAAATCAGGAACTGGAAACCTTGAATCAGCaagcaggagaggagcaggataaGCTGCAGAG GACCCAGACCTACCTCCAGCTACTTTGCACCCTGCGGAATAAGCTGCTGGTACTCGAAGCCAAGGCTGAGGACGGGGACATCACAGGAAATGCCCTTCCACCTGAATCTCTCTAA